One Setaria viridis chromosome 5, Setaria_viridis_v4.0, whole genome shotgun sequence genomic region harbors:
- the LOC117857602 gene encoding N-terminal acetyltransferase A complex auxiliary subunit NAA15 gives MGSSLPPKEANLFKVIVKSYETKQYKKGLKAADSILKKFPEHGETLSMKGLTLNCMDRKSEAYELVRRGLKNDLKSHVCWHVYGLLYRSDREYREAIKCYRNALRIDPDNIEILRDLSLLQAQMRDLSGFVETRQQLLSLKPSHRMNWIGFAVAHHLNSNSSKAIEVLEAYEGTLEDDYPPDYEHSEMLLYKISLFEECGMLDRGLEEMQKKESKIVDKLSFKEQMASVLFKLGRFDESESIYRSLLFMNPDNYKYFIAVQKCLGLYADNGQYSAEDVDRLSALYDSLKENYAWSSAVKRIPLDFLEGEKFLEAADNYVRPLLTKGVPSLFSDLSPLYEHPGKANILEQLFLKIEDSIRTSGCFPGSPQKEPPSTLLWTLFLISQHYDRRGQFEIALSKIDEAISHTPTVIDLYSVKGKILQHAGNFAAAAALADEARSMDLADRYLNSECVMQMLEADQVGLAEKTAVLFTKDGDQHNNLHDMQCMWYELASGESYFRQGDLGRALKNFLAVEKHYADMTEDQFDFHSYCLRKMTLRAYVSMLKFQDRLHAHEYFHKAAAGAIRCYMKLHDSPTKSSTEENDEMSKLPPAQRKKLRQKQKKAEARAKREAEEKQEDEAASSNSSKSGKKQNARPVDQDPHGEKLIQIEDPLAEATKYLKLLQNNSSSSLETHILSFELNMRKQKVLLAFQAVKQLIKLDENNPDSHRSLIKFFHKINSLPTPVTDSEKLIWNVLESERPDIRQLHGKSLIEVNRSFLEKHNASLTHRAAAAEMMYLLEPNKKMEAIKLIEDSTNSTSSGNNVLGPVNEWQIQDCVDVHKLLETVFGDQDVANRWKARCAEYFPYSTYFEGIKSAIAAYVVDHSLENSPENGIAPNPQLKPKDGELGTLNGTLHIVDDLSSLSIR, from the exons ATGGGGTCGTCGCTCCCGCCCAAGGAGGCCAACCTCTTCAAAGTCATCGTC aaatcctatgagactAAGCAATATAAGAAAGGGCTTAAGGCTGCAGATTCCATACTAAAAAAGTTCCCAGAGCATGGTG AAACACTATCAATGAAGGGTTTGACGCTAAACTGCATGGACCGGAAATCTGAAGCATATGAACTTGTTCGACGTGGTCTGAAG AATGATCTGAAGAGTCATGTCTGCTGGCATGTCTATGGATTGCTTTACCGATCAGACAGAGAATACAGAGAAGCTATAAAATGTTACAGAAATGCTTTGAGGATTGATCCAGATAACATAGAAATTCTTCGCGACTTGTCACTTCTCCAG GCACAAATGAGGGACTTGTCTGGTTTTGTTGAGACTAGGCAACAACTTTTGTCCTTGAAGCCAAGTCACCGCATGAACTGGATCGGTTTTGCGGTCGCTCATCATTTGAATTCCAA TTCCTCCAAGGCAATAGAAGTATTGGAGGCATATGAGGGGACACTGGAAGATGATTATCCTCCAGACTATGAACACAGTGAAATGCTACTGTATAAG ATATCATTGTTTGAGGAATGTGGGATGCTAGACAGAGGCCTTGAGGAAATGCAGAAGAAGGAGAGCAAGATT GTTGACAAGCTATCATTTAAAGAACAAATGGCATCTGTTTTGTTCAAACTTGGCCGCTTTGATGAATCTGAGAGCATTTACAGATCACTGCTTTTCATGAATCCTGATAACTACAA ATACTTCATAGCTGTGCAAAAGTGCCTTGGCCTATATGCTGATAATGGTCAATATTCTGCCGAAGATGTTGATCGCTTAAGCGCATTATATGACTCCCTTAAAGAAAACTATGCTTGGTCATCAGCTGTTAAG cgTATCCCTCTTGATTTCCTGGAAGGTGAGAAATTCCTGGAGGCAGCAGACAATTATGTCAGACCTCTATTAACAAAG GGTGTACCTTCACTTTTTTCTGATTTAAGCCCACTGTACGAGCATCCTGGCAAG GCAAACATACTGGAGCAGTTATTTCTTAAAATAGAAGATTCAATTAGGACTTCTGGTTGCTTTCCTGGAAG TCCACAAAAGGAGCCTCCTTCCACACTATTGTGGACCCTGTTTTTGATTTCCCAG CACTATGACAGAAGAGgccagtttgagattgctttaAGTAAAATTGATGAGGCAATATCACATACACCAACTGTCATTGATTTATATTCAGTAaag GGAAAGATATTGCAGCATGCTGGCAAttttgcagcagcagctgcattAGCAGATGAAGCTAGGTCCATGGATCTTGCTGATCGTTACTTAAACAGCGAGTGTGTTATGCAGATGCTTGAGGCTGACCAG GTTGGGCTTGCTGAGAAGACTGCCGTCTTGTTTACAAAAGATGGGGATCAACACAATAATCTTCATGACATGCAGTGCATGTG GTATGAACTTGCTTCTGGTGAGAGTTATTTCCGTCAAGGTGATCTCGGCAGGGCCCTAAAAAATTTCTTAGCAGTTGAAAAGCACTATGCTGATATGACTGAAGATCAGTTTGACTTCCATTCATATTGCTTACGGAAAATGACACTTAGAGCATATGTTTCTATGCTGAAATTTCAAGATCGTTTGCATGCTCATGAATACTTCCACAAGGCTGCTGCTGGAGCTATCAG GTGCTATATGAAACTACATGATTCTCCAACAAAATCTTCTACTGAGGAGAATGATGAGATGTCAAAACTGCCACCTGCTCAGAGGAAGAAATTGAGGCAAAAGCAGAAGAAAGCCGAAGCGCGTGCTAAAAGG GAGGCTGAAGAGAAACAGGAGGATGAAGCAGCGTCATCCAACAGTTCAAAATCTGGAAAGAAACAAAATGCAAGACCAGTTGATCAGGATCCACATGGTGAAAAATTAATCCAG ATTGAAGATCCGCTTGCAGAAGCCACGAAATACCTGAAGCTCCTGCAGAATAACTCGTCAAGCTCATTGGAGACCCATATACTTTCATTTGAGCTCAACATGAGAAAGCAAAAGGTTTTACTTGCTTTCCAG GCGGTTAAACAGCTCATTAAATTGGATGAGAACAATCCAGATAGTCACCGCAGTTTG ATAAAGTTCTTCCACAAGATAAACAGCCTTCCTACTCCTGTGACTGATTCTGAGAAGCTAATTTGGAATGTCTTGGAATCCGAACGACCAGACATAAG GCAGTTACATGGGAAGTCTCTCATTGAAGTAAACAGAAGTTTCCTTGAAAAACACAACG CTTCATTGACGCACCGAGCAGCTGCTGCTGAAATGATGTATCTCTTGGAGCCAAATAAGAAGATGGAGGCAATTAAATTAATTGAAGATTCGACAAATAGTACATCTTCAGG AAATAATGTGCTTGGTCCTGTGAATGAATGGCAAATTCAAGATTGTGTTGATGTTCATAAATTGCTGGAGACAGTCTTTGGCGACCAGGACGTTGCAAATA GGTGGAAGGCTCGCTGTGCAGAATATTTTCCTTACTCGACATACTTTGAAGGCATCAAGAGTGCTATTGCAGCCTATGTTGTTGACCATAGTCTCGAGAATTCACCAGAAAATGGAATTGCCCCAAACCCTCAGCTGAAACCAAAGGACGGAGAGCTGGGCACTTTGAACGGGACTCTGCATATTGTTGATGATTTGAGCAGCCTAAGCATTCGGTGA